A genome region from Alistipes dispar includes the following:
- a CDS encoding CapA family protein yields MRHTLACLLFAAVCCTPAGGPPRQRPAVPPPQRVRMLFGGDVMQHLPQVEAARSGEGFDYTPVFAALAPRMHAADLAVVNLETTLTRSGRYTGYPLFRSPAELADALRGAGVDVALLANNHCCDGGAEGIRTTIRELDRCGIRHTGVFADSADYRRNHPLRIEHCGLRIALVNYTYGTNGMPVPAGSVVNRIDTVRMAADLAAVRREGADFIVACMHWGNEYERRENASQRTLAAFLRRHGADVVVGGHPHVVQPWQADSTHVVLYSLGNLVSNQRRRYTDGGLVARIEALRYPDGRRSYRLEPLPVWVALPRYRILPPEAADTAVLPDAYALFRRDLRELTGKDL; encoded by the coding sequence ATGCGACATACGCTGGCCTGCCTGCTGTTCGCGGCGGTCTGCTGCACCCCTGCCGGCGGACCTCCCCGGCAGCGGCCTGCCGTTCCGCCGCCCCAGCGCGTGCGGATGCTCTTCGGCGGCGACGTCATGCAGCACCTCCCGCAGGTCGAGGCCGCGCGCAGCGGCGAAGGGTTCGACTACACGCCCGTGTTCGCCGCCCTCGCCCCGCGGATGCACGCCGCGGACCTCGCGGTGGTCAATCTGGAGACCACGCTGACGCGGAGCGGCCGCTACACGGGCTATCCGCTTTTCCGCTCCCCAGCGGAACTGGCCGACGCCCTGCGCGGAGCGGGCGTGGATGTCGCGCTCTTGGCCAACAACCACTGCTGCGACGGCGGTGCGGAGGGCATCCGCACGACGATCCGCGAGCTGGACCGCTGCGGCATCCGCCACACGGGGGTCTTCGCCGACAGCGCCGACTACCGGCGGAATCATCCGCTGCGCATCGAACATTGCGGCCTGCGGATCGCGCTGGTCAATTACACCTACGGCACGAACGGAATGCCCGTGCCCGCGGGGTCCGTCGTAAACCGCATCGACACCGTGCGAATGGCCGCCGATCTGGCGGCGGTGCGGCGCGAAGGGGCCGATTTCATCGTCGCCTGCATGCACTGGGGCAACGAATACGAGCGGCGGGAGAACGCCTCGCAACGCACACTGGCCGCCTTCCTGCGGCGCCACGGCGCGGATGTGGTGGTCGGCGGCCATCCGCACGTCGTGCAGCCGTGGCAGGCCGATTCGACGCACGTGGTGCTCTATTCGCTCGGAAACCTCGTCTCGAACCAGCGCCGCCGCTACACGGACGGCGGGCTGGTCGCCCGGATCGAAGCCCTGCGTTATCCGGACGGTCGTAGGAGCTACCGCCTCGAACCGCTTCCCGTATGGGTCGCTCTGCCCCGCTATCGCATCCTGCCGCCCGAGGCGGCCGACACCGCAGTCCTGCCCGATGCCTACGCCCTCTTCCGTCGCGACCTGCGCGAACTGACCGGAAAGGACTTATAG
- a CDS encoding DUF4491 family protein: MEFLTQHNLTGLAIGLGTFLIIGIFHPFVIKGEYYFGVRIWWLFLLSGIGAIAASVAVRELFWSTLLAVWGASSLWGIGELFEQRKRVEKGWFPRNPKRKS; encoded by the coding sequence ATGGAATTTCTGACGCAACACAACCTCACGGGACTGGCCATCGGACTGGGCACGTTCCTCATCATCGGCATCTTCCATCCGTTCGTCATTAAGGGCGAATACTATTTCGGGGTGCGCATCTGGTGGCTGTTCCTTCTGTCGGGCATCGGGGCGATCGCCGCCTCGGTCGCCGTGCGCGAACTGTTCTGGTCCACGCTGCTGGCCGTCTGGGGCGCTTCGTCGCTCTGGGGTATCGGCGAACTGTTCGAACAGCGCAAGCGGGTCGAGAAAGGATGGTTTCCCCGCAATCCGAAACGGAAATCCTGA
- a CDS encoding DcaP family trimeric outer membrane transporter, with amino-acid sequence MTPFRFRAVPALLAALLAASAAAQPSRPSSRPDGENPAAAFAASHSPATSGRHRTSEEEDARRDHAETHRRGFQQHDRPQFVFSSKENRFSFSLGGFVALRAAYDAGGIVENIDFVTYDIPVAGNYATRQKLTLDASTSRLFLKAIANTRAVGRVVIYLDGDFRGGAANSYTPRLRSAYVSLLGLTLGRDVTTFCDLEAAPATVDFQGPNAYNFNFATLVRYERSFAEGRLSFGVAAEMPVVSGTYGEGFDAIPQRVPDIPFYLQYAWGGDRSSHIRASAVVRNMYLHDLTRKSDTSLTGWGVQFSGTIRCCDPLRLFMNGVYGKGITPYIQDLTGSGLDFTPCPRDETRIRTMPMWGWQAAAQIALTPRLFLSGGYSTVRVQRSHGFYAADEYKRGQYVFGNVFYTIAPRCKVAGEYLYGSRRDMAAGKGHANRVNVMLQYGF; translated from the coding sequence ATGACACCATTCCGATTCCGGGCCGTACCGGCGCTGCTGGCCGCCCTCCTCGCCGCTTCGGCCGCGGCACAACCCTCCCGGCCCTCTTCCCGGCCGGACGGGGAGAATCCTGCCGCGGCCTTCGCCGCATCGCACAGTCCCGCGACAAGCGGCCGCCACCGCACCTCCGAAGAGGAAGACGCGCGGCGCGACCATGCCGAAACGCACCGCCGGGGATTCCAGCAGCACGACCGGCCGCAGTTCGTCTTCTCCTCGAAGGAGAACCGCTTCTCTTTTTCGCTGGGCGGATTCGTCGCCCTGAGGGCCGCCTACGATGCGGGCGGCATCGTGGAGAACATCGACTTCGTGACCTACGACATTCCCGTCGCCGGGAACTATGCCACGCGGCAGAAACTCACGCTGGACGCCTCCACGTCGCGCCTCTTCCTGAAGGCGATCGCCAACACGCGGGCCGTGGGACGCGTGGTGATCTATCTCGACGGCGACTTCCGCGGAGGAGCCGCGAACAGCTACACGCCGCGTCTGCGCTCGGCCTACGTCTCGCTGCTGGGGCTGACCCTCGGGCGCGACGTGACGACCTTCTGCGATCTTGAAGCGGCCCCTGCAACCGTCGATTTTCAAGGCCCCAATGCCTACAACTTCAACTTCGCCACGCTCGTCCGCTACGAACGCTCCTTCGCCGAAGGCCGACTCTCGTTCGGCGTGGCGGCCGAGATGCCCGTCGTGAGCGGTACGTACGGCGAAGGGTTCGACGCCATCCCGCAGCGCGTGCCCGACATTCCCTTTTACCTCCAATATGCCTGGGGCGGCGACCGTTCGAGCCATATCCGCGCTTCGGCCGTCGTGCGCAACATGTACCTGCATGACCTGACGCGGAAGAGCGACACCTCGCTCACGGGTTGGGGCGTGCAGTTCAGCGGCACGATCCGCTGCTGCGACCCGTTGCGGCTCTTCATGAACGGTGTCTATGGCAAGGGCATCACCCCCTACATCCAGGACCTCACGGGTTCGGGGCTCGACTTCACGCCCTGCCCGCGCGACGAAACGCGCATCCGGACGATGCCGATGTGGGGCTGGCAGGCCGCCGCACAGATCGCCCTCACGCCGCGTCTCTTCCTTTCGGGCGGCTATTCGACCGTCCGCGTGCAGCGCAGCCACGGATTCTACGCCGCAGACGAATACAAACGCGGACAGTACGTCTTCGGCAATGTTTTCTACACGATCGCGCCGCGCTGCAAAGTGGCCGGGGAGTACCTCTACGGCTCGCGCCGCGACATGGCGGCGGGCAAAGGGCACGCCAACCGGGTCAATGTGATGCTGCAATACGGCTTCTGA
- a CDS encoding metallophosphoesterase, producing the protein MLLGLILLLSLAAAAADWLHFRRARCARLRRLSLAWAAATDALPLAVVGMGLLCRDNPTPVVMASMWLFWVWMATVLPRLAFYAFNFFGLRRTGLAAAAAVFAALVIGVTAGRTSLRVSRTEVCSPALPATFDGLRIVQLSDIHLGTIVSPGRELTRLADRVNALRPDLVLFTGDLVNIRASELDSTAVRLLRRIEAPVYSVTGNHDVGKYIKDSLRHPAAESLREVIARQRAMGWRVLDDETVYLRRGGDSIALTGLSFDPALSEQRHDRHLPATGLRRAFTGVPQGLYSIVLAHVPQLWEQITAAGYGDLTLSGHVHAMQCKIRFGGRGWSPAALLYKHWSGRYDDSAGRTLYVNDGTGCVGYPMRLGARPEITLITLKRCE; encoded by the coding sequence ATGTTGCTGGGATTGATTCTTCTGCTCAGTCTGGCGGCTGCGGCCGCCGACTGGCTGCACTTCCGCCGTGCACGGTGTGCGCGGCTTCGCCGGCTCTCGCTCGCATGGGCCGCGGCGACCGACGCGCTGCCGCTCGCGGTCGTCGGCATGGGACTTCTCTGCCGCGACAACCCGACGCCCGTCGTCATGGCTTCGATGTGGCTTTTCTGGGTCTGGATGGCGACCGTGCTGCCGCGTCTGGCCTTCTACGCCTTCAACTTCTTCGGACTGCGCCGCACGGGCCTCGCCGCCGCAGCCGCGGTGTTCGCCGCGCTCGTGATAGGGGTCACGGCGGGCCGTACGAGCCTGCGCGTCAGCCGGACGGAGGTGTGCTCCCCGGCGCTGCCCGCGACGTTCGACGGGCTGCGCATCGTGCAGCTCTCGGACATCCATCTGGGGACGATCGTCTCGCCCGGGCGGGAGCTGACGCGTCTCGCAGACCGCGTGAACGCCCTCCGGCCCGACCTGGTGCTTTTCACGGGCGACCTGGTCAATATACGTGCCTCGGAGCTGGACAGCACGGCCGTGCGGCTGCTCCGCCGCATCGAAGCCCCGGTTTACTCCGTCACGGGCAATCACGACGTGGGCAAATACATCAAGGACTCGCTGCGCCATCCGGCCGCCGAAAGTCTGCGCGAGGTGATCGCGCGCCAACGGGCGATGGGGTGGCGCGTGCTGGACGACGAGACCGTCTATCTGCGCCGCGGCGGCGACAGCATCGCCCTCACGGGGCTCTCGTTCGACCCGGCGCTGAGCGAGCAGCGGCACGACCGTCATCTGCCTGCCACGGGACTCCGGCGCGCCTTCACAGGCGTTCCGCAGGGACTTTACAGCATCGTACTGGCACACGTGCCGCAACTTTGGGAGCAGATCACGGCAGCCGGATACGGCGACCTGACCCTCTCGGGACACGTGCACGCCATGCAGTGCAAGATCCGCTTCGGGGGCCGCGGCTGGTCGCCCGCGGCACTCCTCTACAAGCATTGGAGCGGCCGTTACGACGATTCCGCCGGGCGGACGCTCTATGTCAATGACGGCACGGGCTGCGTGGGATACCCCATGCGGCTGGGCGCCCGTCCCGAAATCACGCTCATAACCCTGAAACGATGCGAGTGA
- a CDS encoding dihydrofolate reductase family protein gives MRVILSAAVTADGYLDDNGPGRLVISTPGDWAAVLRLRAGCDAILVGAETVRRDNPALSLRDDAERARRAARGLRPDLSKAVVTRSGRLDPSLRFFTEGDAERYVFSPYDIPELEAVATVISSEGAPVTAVRIVTELEKRGIRRLLVEGGAQTLGLFLGEGLADEVRYAVNPRLALGSGRGGARFRFEPPAAAPCRRESIDGMEIAFCTLHEDTTAEDLAGLREAIAESRRCTPSETSYCVGAVIRTCDGRRFTGYTHETSATHHAEQEAIAKALAAGAELRGAAICSSMEPCSQRASEPESCTQLILRHGFARVAFALYEPDRFVCCRGALMLREAGLDVRCYPELGEEVRAVNAHLWR, from the coding sequence ATGCGAGTGATACTCTCCGCCGCGGTCACGGCCGACGGCTATCTGGACGACAACGGGCCCGGGCGGCTCGTGATCTCGACGCCCGGGGACTGGGCGGCGGTGCTGCGGCTGCGCGCCGGCTGCGACGCCATCCTGGTGGGGGCCGAAACCGTGCGCCGGGACAATCCGGCGCTGTCGCTGCGCGACGACGCCGAACGCGCCCGCCGGGCGGCACGCGGCCTGCGGCCCGACCTGTCGAAGGCGGTCGTGACCCGTTCCGGCCGTCTCGATCCGTCGCTGCGGTTTTTCACCGAGGGCGATGCGGAACGGTATGTATTCTCGCCGTACGACATTCCTGAACTGGAAGCGGTTGCAACGGTCATTTCGAGCGAAGGAGCACCCGTGACAGCGGTCCGGATCGTCACCGAACTCGAGAAGCGGGGCATTCGCCGCCTGCTGGTCGAAGGGGGGGCGCAGACGCTCGGCCTCTTCCTCGGCGAAGGGCTGGCCGACGAAGTACGCTATGCGGTCAATCCGCGGCTCGCGCTCGGCAGCGGACGGGGCGGGGCGCGATTCCGCTTCGAGCCGCCCGCTGCGGCACCGTGCCGCCGGGAGAGTATCGACGGCATGGAGATTGCGTTCTGCACGCTGCATGAGGATACGACAGCCGAGGATCTGGCCGGATTGCGCGAGGCGATCGCGGAGAGCCGCCGCTGCACGCCCAGCGAAACTTCCTATTGCGTCGGGGCGGTGATCCGGACGTGTGACGGGCGGCGCTTCACGGGCTACACGCACGAAACGTCGGCCACGCACCACGCCGAGCAGGAAGCCATAGCCAAAGCCCTCGCAGCCGGTGCGGAGCTGCGAGGCGCCGCGATCTGCTCCTCGATGGAGCCGTGCTCGCAGCGGGCCAGCGAACCGGAGAGCTGCACGCAGCTCATCCTGCGCCACGGATTCGCCCGCGTGGCCTTCGCACTCTACGAACCCGACCGGTTCGTCTGCTGCCGCGGAGCCCTCATGCTGCGCGAGGCGGGGCTCGACGTCCGCTGCTACCCGGAACTGGGGGAGGAGGTGCGGGCCGTAAACGCCCATCTGTGGCGGTGA
- a CDS encoding TolC family protein, which yields MNGMKISIKIAVTAAALAAAAYAPAQETGRAITLDEAIAVTLTENPAMKAAAYEERAAQQQRRAAIGLRMPQINLTGAYAYLGKDIGFDFNDLKTPVNDLAGKILGSGLIAPELIPSIQGLLNPMMNADWFLTLQDRSLGFVGGEVTLPIWMGGKINAANRAARLNERTAAEQGNQTRNALISELVERYFGLALATQVVAVRQQVADGVRRHLEDARMLEKNGMIARSERLYVEFKMAEAERELANAKLQAETLSSALSNTLGRENDWRPVTALFLIGEIEEPAYYQDLAAARNPLLTEVSLKRQLAEENVRAQRSAFLPQVVAMGGGSFYNYQVAGFVPRWAVGVGVNIKLFDGLNREYKYSAAKQTVSRVGELQNKASQDIAVLVEKLYNQMMNYRNQMTSIEASLAFAEEYLRMKNSAFREGMSSATDLIDAELNLAGVRTERLQAAYNFDVLLAQLLEAAGISDEFAAYARRMDARVILFDQE from the coding sequence ATGAACGGTATGAAAATCAGCATCAAGATCGCCGTGACAGCGGCAGCTCTGGCCGCGGCGGCATACGCTCCGGCACAGGAGACCGGACGTGCCATCACGCTCGACGAAGCGATCGCCGTCACGCTCACGGAGAATCCCGCGATGAAGGCGGCGGCCTACGAGGAGCGTGCCGCGCAACAGCAGCGCCGGGCTGCCATCGGCCTGCGGATGCCGCAGATCAACCTGACGGGAGCCTACGCCTATCTGGGCAAAGACATAGGATTCGATTTCAACGACCTGAAAACCCCCGTGAACGACTTGGCGGGCAAGATTCTGGGCAGCGGGCTGATCGCTCCGGAGCTGATCCCCTCGATCCAGGGGTTGCTGAACCCGATGATGAACGCCGACTGGTTCCTGACGTTGCAGGACCGCAGTCTGGGATTCGTGGGCGGCGAGGTGACCCTTCCGATCTGGATGGGCGGCAAGATCAACGCCGCCAACCGCGCCGCACGGCTCAACGAACGCACGGCCGCGGAGCAGGGCAACCAGACGCGCAATGCTCTGATCTCGGAACTGGTGGAACGTTATTTCGGGTTGGCGCTGGCCACGCAGGTCGTGGCCGTGCGGCAGCAGGTGGCCGACGGCGTGAGACGCCATCTGGAAGATGCCCGGATGCTCGAGAAGAACGGCATGATCGCCCGCAGCGAACGGCTTTACGTGGAGTTCAAGATGGCTGAAGCGGAGCGTGAGCTGGCCAATGCCAAGTTGCAGGCGGAGACCCTCTCCAGCGCGCTGTCGAACACGCTGGGACGCGAGAACGACTGGCGGCCCGTCACGGCGCTGTTCCTCATCGGCGAGATCGAAGAGCCGGCCTATTACCAGGACCTGGCCGCGGCGCGTAACCCGCTGCTCACGGAGGTGTCGCTCAAACGGCAGCTGGCCGAGGAGAACGTCCGCGCGCAGCGTTCGGCTTTCCTGCCGCAGGTGGTGGCCATGGGCGGCGGATCGTTCTACAATTACCAGGTGGCCGGCTTCGTACCCCGCTGGGCCGTGGGCGTGGGCGTCAATATCAAGCTCTTCGACGGTCTGAACCGCGAATACAAGTATTCGGCGGCCAAGCAGACCGTGAGCCGCGTCGGCGAGTTGCAGAACAAGGCGTCGCAGGATATCGCCGTGCTGGTGGAGAAGCTCTACAATCAGATGATGAACTACCGCAACCAGATGACCTCGATCGAAGCTTCGCTCGCCTTCGCCGAGGAGTATCTGCGGATGAAGAACTCGGCGTTCCGGGAAGGCATGTCGTCCGCGACGGACCTGATCGACGCCGAACTGAATCTCGCGGGCGTGCGCACGGAACGCCTGCAGGCGGCCTACAATTTCGACGTGCTGCTGGCCCAACTGCTCGAGGCTGCGGGCATCAGCGACGAATTCGCGGCCTACGCCCGTCGCATGGACGCACGGGTGATCCTTTTCGATCAAGAATAA
- a CDS encoding HlyD family secretion protein → MKRNNVIGITAAAAVIVLSVVLISRYLDKRTPLLIQGTVECTTYKASSKVPGRIDEMKVEEGDRVEKGQLLYMLSTPELEAKLRQAEAVKSAAAALDAAAVAGARIQQIEAALNMWEKAQAGLELARKTYERVRNLYDDGVVPAQKLDEAEANYKAMEATALAAKAQYDLAADGARKEDKEAAAARVRQAEGAVSEVESYIGDAMVYSPVTGEVSTVIAEEGELVGSGYPVVAILDMSDMWVTFNVKETLLPGMKLGTRMTGFVPALDRDVEFEVTYIAPQADFATWAATRTQGGFDIRTFAVKARPVSAAENMRPGMSVLVDWDKIGR, encoded by the coding sequence ATGAAGCGAAACAACGTAATCGGAATCACGGCGGCCGCGGCGGTCATCGTCCTTTCGGTCGTACTCATCAGCCGTTACCTCGACAAACGGACGCCCCTGCTGATTCAGGGCACGGTGGAGTGCACGACCTACAAGGCCTCCTCGAAAGTTCCCGGGCGCATCGACGAAATGAAGGTCGAGGAGGGCGACCGCGTGGAGAAAGGGCAGCTCCTCTACATGCTCTCGACACCCGAGCTGGAAGCCAAGCTGCGGCAGGCCGAGGCCGTGAAGAGCGCAGCGGCCGCATTGGACGCCGCCGCCGTGGCGGGAGCCCGCATCCAGCAGATCGAGGCGGCGCTGAACATGTGGGAGAAGGCGCAGGCCGGCCTGGAGCTGGCGCGCAAGACCTACGAACGGGTGCGGAACCTCTACGACGACGGAGTGGTCCCGGCGCAGAAGCTCGATGAAGCCGAAGCCAACTACAAGGCCATGGAGGCGACGGCGCTCGCAGCCAAGGCGCAGTACGACCTGGCCGCCGACGGGGCCCGCAAGGAAGACAAGGAGGCCGCCGCGGCACGCGTGCGGCAGGCCGAAGGGGCCGTCAGCGAGGTCGAATCCTATATCGGCGACGCGATGGTTTACTCGCCCGTGACGGGAGAGGTTTCGACCGTCATCGCCGAGGAGGGCGAGCTGGTGGGCAGCGGCTATCCGGTGGTGGCCATTCTCGACATGTCGGACATGTGGGTGACATTCAACGTCAAGGAGACGCTGCTCCCGGGCATGAAGCTCGGGACGCGGATGACGGGATTCGTCCCTGCACTCGACCGCGACGTGGAGTTCGAGGTGACCTACATAGCCCCGCAGGCCGATTTCGCCACGTGGGCGGCGACCCGCACGCAGGGCGGATTCGACATCCGCACCTTCGCCGTGAAGGCCCGGCCCGTCTCCGCCGCGGAGAACATGCGCCCGGGGATGAGCGTGCTGGTCGATTGGGATAAAATCGGGCGATAG
- a CDS encoding ABC transporter permease — protein sequence MRRLLENTGAVLRRELGRLAHQPMYFVLMLLLPAASFAFFALLFNEGAIRNVPVAVLDEDHTALSRKVTQMIDDTPTALVSYGVQSMDEGERLMREGRIMAIVQIPAFFEKDILSNRQTHIENYISGTNITVNGLLSKDIQTAVTTFSAGIQLQLLMKQGLTERQAMAQLMPVRFDRHVLFNPHINYGYYLSPSFMPMMLMIFTVMATIFAIGTELKYGTSREWLATGGDSVAAALAGKTLPITAAMFLMSLVMLVVIFKIVGTPLNGSLGIILAGTLLFVLAYQSIAVMIVALLANLRLSLSIGGGYSVLAFTFSGLTFPIMAMWEPMQWVSRIFPFTFYTDIFVDQMLRGAPAVYSLPDLGCLLLFVVLPLLCLPRLKRVATEEKFWGRL from the coding sequence ATGCGCCGACTGCTGGAAAATACCGGAGCCGTGCTGCGGCGGGAACTGGGGCGGCTGGCGCACCAGCCGATGTACTTCGTGCTGATGCTCCTCCTCCCGGCGGCGTCGTTCGCCTTCTTCGCCCTGCTGTTCAACGAGGGGGCGATCCGCAACGTGCCGGTAGCCGTGCTCGACGAGGACCACACGGCCCTTTCGCGCAAGGTGACGCAGATGATCGACGACACGCCTACGGCGCTGGTCTCCTACGGAGTGCAGTCGATGGACGAAGGCGAGCGTCTGATGCGCGAAGGGCGGATCATGGCCATCGTGCAGATTCCGGCGTTTTTCGAGAAGGATATCCTGAGCAACCGCCAGACGCATATCGAGAATTACATTTCGGGAACCAATATCACCGTGAACGGACTGCTGTCGAAAGACATCCAGACGGCCGTGACGACCTTCTCGGCGGGCATCCAGCTACAACTGCTCATGAAGCAGGGACTGACCGAGCGGCAGGCCATGGCGCAGCTCATGCCCGTACGGTTCGACCGCCACGTACTTTTCAATCCGCATATCAATTACGGCTATTACCTCTCGCCGAGCTTCATGCCGATGATGCTGATGATCTTCACGGTAATGGCCACGATCTTCGCCATCGGAACCGAATTGAAATACGGCACTTCGCGCGAATGGCTGGCCACGGGCGGCGATTCGGTTGCGGCGGCCCTCGCGGGCAAGACGCTTCCGATCACGGCCGCGATGTTCCTCATGTCGCTCGTCATGCTGGTCGTCATCTTCAAGATCGTGGGAACGCCGCTCAACGGCAGCCTCGGCATCATCCTCGCCGGAACGCTGCTTTTCGTTCTGGCCTATCAGTCGATCGCCGTGATGATCGTCGCGCTGCTGGCCAACCTGCGTCTCTCGCTCTCGATCGGCGGTGGCTACTCGGTGCTGGCCTTCACTTTTTCGGGACTCACGTTCCCGATCATGGCCATGTGGGAGCCGATGCAGTGGGTGAGCCGTATCTTTCCGTTCACTTTCTATACCGATATTTTCGTCGATCAGATGCTGCGCGGCGCCCCGGCGGTTTACTCGCTGCCCGATCTGGGCTGTCTGCTGCTGTTCGTCGTATTACCGCTTCTGTGTCTGCCGCGTCTGAAACGCGTGGCGACGGAAGAAAAATTCTGGGGGAGATTGTAG
- a CDS encoding ABC transporter permease, which yields MNRFTRQMTSYLQQFGAVVRNEFRTIFTDGGVLLILVFAMLIYATVYSLAYGSQVLRNVPIGVVDACRTATSRSLIETFNAGPNTYVAYEPTDMEEARELFYGRKIYGVVYIPSDYERKLVGGSQADVAIYCDASYFLMYRQVFQELVTTIGQTGAMVEFRRLIAKGADIPQAQAVTQPVIYQSHNLFNPYLGYGTFVMPAIIIVIIQQTMLIGIGMIGGTWREHGLYRKLRPAGRGRMSTLPIVLGRATVYALIYAATCAYVLGLHYRMFHFPMNGQTGAVALFTAVYLAACIAMSIAVSTLFRYRENSLLLLLWTSIPVLMLSGISYPREGIPEWMFALGKLFPSSHGVNGFIRIQTMGASLGEVFAEIKWLVILTVAYGGLACIGIHQVIRREERERCGKGE from the coding sequence ATGAACCGTTTTACACGACAGATGACCTCCTACCTGCAACAGTTCGGCGCAGTGGTGCGGAACGAATTCCGCACGATCTTCACCGACGGCGGCGTGCTGCTGATCCTCGTCTTCGCCATGCTGATCTACGCCACGGTCTATTCGCTGGCCTACGGCTCGCAGGTGTTGCGCAACGTGCCGATCGGTGTGGTGGACGCATGCCGTACGGCGACGAGCCGCAGCCTGATCGAAACCTTCAACGCCGGGCCGAATACGTATGTGGCCTACGAACCGACGGACATGGAGGAGGCCCGGGAGCTGTTCTACGGCCGCAAGATCTACGGCGTGGTCTACATTCCGTCGGACTACGAGCGGAAGCTCGTCGGCGGGTCGCAGGCCGACGTGGCGATCTACTGCGACGCCAGCTATTTCCTCATGTACCGGCAGGTGTTTCAGGAGCTGGTGACGACGATCGGGCAGACGGGCGCGATGGTCGAGTTCCGGAGGCTGATCGCCAAAGGGGCGGACATTCCGCAGGCGCAGGCCGTGACGCAGCCGGTCATCTACCAGTCGCACAATCTGTTCAACCCCTATCTGGGCTACGGAACCTTCGTCATGCCGGCCATCATCATCGTCATCATCCAGCAAACCATGCTTATCGGAATCGGCATGATCGGCGGCACGTGGCGCGAGCACGGACTGTACCGCAAGCTCCGGCCCGCGGGGCGGGGGAGAATGTCCACGCTGCCGATCGTCCTGGGACGGGCTACGGTCTATGCGCTGATCTATGCCGCGACCTGCGCCTACGTGCTCGGGCTGCATTACCGGATGTTCCATTTCCCGATGAACGGCCAGACAGGAGCCGTCGCGCTCTTCACGGCGGTCTATCTCGCGGCGTGCATCGCCATGAGCATTGCCGTCTCGACACTCTTCCGCTACCGGGAAAACTCGCTCCTGCTGCTGCTCTGGACTTCGATTCCGGTGTTGATGCTGAGCGGAATCTCCTATCCGCGCGAGGGCATTCCGGAGTGGATGTTCGCCCTGGGAAAACTCTTCCCGAGCAGCCACGGCGTGAACGGCTTCATCCGCATTCAGACGATGGGCGCTTCGCTCGGCGAGGTGTTCGCAGAGATCAAGTGGCTCGTGATACTCACGGTGGCCTACGGCGGTCTGGCCTGCATCGGTATCCATCAGGTGATCCGCCGCGAGGAGCGGGAGCGGTGCGGGAAAGGAGAGTAG